GCATGCTGATGGATCATCACGTAAGTACCCGGCAATTCTTCCTTCATAAGATGAAGCGCTTTTGCCAGATGAAGAAGCGTTGCTGTGTGACCATCATGACCGCATGCATGCATTTTTCCTGAGATTTTGGATTTATAAGGAACATCCTTTTCATCCTCGATTGGGAGTGCATCAAAATCAGCACGTAAAGCGACCGTTTTACCCGGCTTTCCACCTTTAATAACAGCCGTTACCCCGTTACCGCCAACACCGGTTTTCACTTCAACGCCAAGGTCCTTATAAAAAGCCTCAATTAAAGCAGGTGTTTCTTTTTCTTCAAAAGAAAGCTCCGGGTGCTGGTGAAGATGCCTGCGGAGTGCAACCATATCGTCATAATAGGAATCTAGTAAGGAAAAAAGTTTTTCATTCATATGTATGCTCCTTTCAGAATAAAACCATTTAATGATGACTCAGTATATCACGGGACCCGAATTTTTTCACTCTTTTGACGACTCATTCAATACTATATAATGGTAGTAGGCAGGGAGGAGGGGAATACCGTGAAAAAATGGTTTTATCCACTGGCAGCTGTAACATTTGCAGCAGTCGTATTATTAGTGATAAATCTGGATGACGGATTGAGCGGCATTGATCAGTTCGGTGCTGACTTTTTTGATGGACTGGACTTTTTATTATTTTTCGGATTTCTTGGAGGAGAATGGTTTTTAGCGACAGCTAGTATCGCAGCAGTACTTTATCTCTGGTTCAGACGGAATCATTATCTTGGCATGATGATTGTACTGCTTGCAGTCGGCGGCGGGAATTATCTCAACAAGCTGATAAAAGTGCTCACTGAACGACCACGGCCTGACGGAGCTGAAGAGAGCTTCAGCTTTCCGAGTGGTCATGCAATGGTAAGTATGATCGCTGCGATTGTGATTATTTATCTTATTACTGAAAAGTCAGGGGATGCTGCCGGGCAGGCATTGATGCTTGCAGTCGGAGTGCTGATTTCCATTCTTGCAGGGCTTAGCAGGCTGCCGGACGGAGCACATTATTTTACAGACGTAATCGGCGGCTGGTTGCTTGGCTATACGTACGCCATTTTGTGCCTGGTTGTATATGAATACCTGATGAAAAGACGCACCTCCGCCTGAAGACTGAGAAAGACTCCTTCCTCTGAAGCTTCAAGAGAGCAGGCAGACCATTTAAAATAAAGCTATGTTAATGTCTTGTGTTATTTTTGCACAGCTGATGATTGTATCGTAAGGAGGCTCATCGCACCCCCTGCGGAAAGCGTCCCCCTGGAGCTACAATTATCAGCCACTTTTAACAATGCTAAAATAAAAGCGCCTGACAGAAAGGTTGAGATGGGATGGAAGGAGTAAATAAAAAGCAGTGGGGCTGCGCAAGCTTTCTGCTCGTATTCGGTCTTCTGCTTTTGATGATTAATCTTGGTTTACTGCAGCTCAAAGGTTCAGCTTCAGGGCTGATCATTCCTATAATCTTATTGATCATTGGAATCGCTCAGCTCATTAAATTCTTTTCAAAAAGAAGAGGGATCTTAAGCGGGCTGATTTTTACGGTATATGGCGGACTGTTAACAGCCGCATTCTTTTCAGAAGATATCGCATTTGGCTATGGGGATATCTGGCGTCTGTGGCCGCTGCTTTTGATCGGGTTTGCGATTTCGCTGATCACTAAAAGAACTTCCATTCACTTCAGCTACGGCGAGCCAAAGGTCGGTGGAAGAAAAGAAGTGAATCCGAAAGAAACATACCGTGAAAAATCAGGCGGGCATGAACATAAATCTCATATTAAGCATGCAATGAGCATTGGTAACGAGGCATTTACGTCAGAAAACTGGGCCCTAGAAAACATGAAGCTTAACAAGTCAGTCGGAAATTATGTTTTCAATTTAAAAAAAGCTTATATTTCTGAAGGTGAAACGATGCTTGATGTGTCAGTCAGGATCGGCAATATCAAAATGACTGTCCCTGAGGAACTGAGCGTTGAGATTACGTCAAATGTTGCTGTCGGTGAAAACGTGCTTTTTAACGACCGGACAGATGGCGCTCAGGCAAGAACACTCAGATTTCGTTCAGATGATTATGATACAGCGCCGAAAAAAGTAAAGATCATCCTGGATGTCAATGTCGGATCCATCAGAATTGACAGGATTTGAGGAGGAGTCATGATCAGAGTAGCGAGTCTTAATCACTGGTTCATTCTGCAATATCTCAGATTCACCGTCTATGGCGCCATTTTGTTATTTACTATTCTGCAACTATATATATTTCTCTCGCCGGATCCATTTTTGAATACTGCTGCTTCACTTGGCGTAGTTGGCATGACATCAGCCATCTTTTTTGCAATGTCGATCTATATCGGCATCCGCTCAGGCAAAATTATGCGTCAGCGTATTCATGGAATGACGGCTTTTGTTGCCAGACTTTCATCCGGGAAAGCCGGTGAAACAATGGAAATTGAAGAAATGGATGACCTCTCAACACTTGAAGAGGCGTTAAATGAACTATCAATTAATATAAATGAACAAACGAAATCCTTACAGCGGATCTCAAGTGAGCGGCTCAACCTTGAAAAACAGGCTCAGCAGGCTGCAATCATTGAAGAGCGTCAACGTCTCGCGCGTGATCTTCATGATTCTGTCAGTCAGCAATTGTTTGCTTTAAATATGCTCTCCTCCGCATCGGTCAGAATGCTTGATGCGAACCAGGAGGATGCAGGTAAGCTTGTCCGTCAGGCTGCAGAAATTGCCGAGAAGGCCCAGGGTGAAATGAGAGCACTTTTGCTGCATCTGAGACCAGTGGACTTAAAAGGAGAGTCCTTATCCACAGGACTTGAAAAGCTGGCCTATGAGCTTGAGCAAAAAACACCCATTACCTTTTCAATGCAGCTTGATCAGATGGAAAAAATCCATGAAAGTGCAGACGAACACCTTTTCAGAGTTGTACAGGAGGCAGTGTCTAATATCCTCAGACACGCGAACGCAACCGAAATCACGATCAGAACTGAAGTAAAAGGATCCTCCTTTTATCTTTTTGTCGGTGATAACGGAGACGGCTTTGACGTAACGGATAAAAAGTGGACCTCTTACGGACTGCAGACGATGAAAGAACGCTGTGAAGAAATAGGCGGTCAATTTGAAATCCGCTCAAAGTCAGGCGAAGGCACTTATATCACAATCAGAATTCCGATCATGGAAGGAGGAGAGTAATGTGACGAAAGTAAAGGTTATGATCGTAGATGATCATGAAATGGTCAGGCTCGGGATTAAATCATATTTACTGACTGAACCCGGTATTGAATTCGTCGGTGAAGCAATCAACGGGAAAGAAGCTGCCGTTCTAGCAGAACAGACTAAGCCGGACGTGATCTTAATGGATCTTCTGATGGAAGGTGGCACAGGCATTGATGCAACAAAAGATATTCTGAGCTTCCTGCCTGATACAAAGATTATCATCCTGACAAGCTACTATGACGATGAACAGGTATTCCCGGCACTTGAAGCAGGTGCCCATAGCTATATACTTAAAACCTCTTCAGCTTCTCAAATCCTTGATACCGTCTACAAAGCGTCAAAAGGAGAATCAGTCATCGAACAACAGGTAGCAAGCAAGCTGATGAACCGTTTCAGAACAAAAGAAAGAGTCCTTCATGAGGATCTTACTGAAAGAGAAATGGATGTACTCAAATGTCTCGGTGACGGACTGACCAATCAGGAAATTGCAGATGAACTATACATAGGAATCAAAACAGTCAAAACGCACGTTAGTAACGTACTCAGCAAGCTTGAAATCAGCGATCGCACGCAGGCGGCGATTTATGCGAACCGGAATGGATTGTTGCGGGGGAAGTAGGGAGGTTAGGCGGCACGGTGGGGACGGAGTTAAGTGGTTCACTTTTAGAATGATTCTAAAAATGACACACACAACTCCGTCCCCGCCGTGCCGCTTTTAAAAAACAAAAAAATCACGCTCAAAAACAAGCGTGATCTTCTCAATTACTGCTCTGTCTGTCCCACATATTTCGTCACAAATGATGAACGCGGGAAGATTGATTTTTGATGATCAAGGCCTTCTGATGTACCGCGTTTTGCATGGGCTTTGTTGTATGACTGTGAGGTCTGCCAGTCTTTGAATGACTTTTCGTCTTCCCACTGAGTCAGCACAACGTATGTGTCTGAATCAACCGGTCTTAATACGCGGATTGCGATAAAGCCGGGCTCTTCTTCAATCAGTCCTGCACGGTTTTTGAAGCGGTGCTCGAATACAGGCCGTCCTTCGTCTGATACAGGGATATTGTTAAAGACGAAAAAGCCGTTTTCAGTCAGCTGGCCGGATTCAGAAAACACTTCATATTTTCTCGGGCTGTTGAACAATGTATCTCCATCAGTTTCATGCACTAACAGCGCAGTATCCTCGCCAAGCATCTGAACCATTGTTTCGTTCGGGTTCTCCTCCTGGAACTTATGTAAAAACTCAGGCGTCCCAAAAGTCATATAAATGTTTTTCATCACAATTCCTCCTCGGGTCATTAGTCCTTAAAATAAAATCAATGTTTCTCTTACGCTGGCTACAATTCTATTTATACCCTTTTTCAACCCGGTTAACCACTTCAAAGTCTTTTCCTGCGTGAGAAAAGAGGAGATTTTATGACATTTACCGGTGTCTGGTATACACTGATATAGAAAAGGGCTATAGTTAAAAACGGATAATAAGAGCGTAGAAAAATTAACAGATTTCTGTCAATTAACTAGCACATTTGAAAGGTGGATTATACTCGTTATGAGTTCATTTAATGATACATTTTTAAAGGCAGCAAGAGGAGAGGCAGTCTCGCACACACCTGTCTGGTATATGAGGCAGGCGGGCCGCTCGCAGCCTGAGTACCGCGCGATAAAAGAGAAATACTCTTTATTTGAAATCACTCACCAGCCTGAGCTTTGCGCATATGTGACCAGACTTCCGGTCGAAAACTACGGTGTGGATGCAGCGGTTCTTTATAAAGACATTATGACGCCGCTTCCTGCAATTGGCGTGGATGTTGAAATTAAGTCAGGTATCGGACCTGTCATTCATAACCCGATTAAATCTGTACAGGATATTGAAAAGCTCGGCATGATTGAGCCGGAAGAGGACGTTCCTTACGTTCTTGATACGATTAAATTACTGACAACTGAACAGCTGAATGTACCGCTGATCGGCTTTGGCGGAGCGCCATTTACACTGGCGAGCTATATGATCGAAGGTGGACCATCAAGAAATTATCATAAGACTAAGGCGTTTATGTATCAGGAAACAAATGCCTGGCATGCATTGATGGACAAGCTTGCTGAGATGACAATCCGTTACACAACTGCACAGGTGAAAGCAGGAGCGGGTACGATTCAGATGTTCGATTCCTGGGTAGGAACGCTGAACGTTCAGGACTACCGCACATACATTAAGCCGCATATGGAAAAAATCTTTGCAGCACTAAAAGAGCTTAATATACCACTGATTATGCACGGCGTTGGGGCAGCGCATCTTGCAAAAGACTGGAATGACCTGCCGCTAGATGTTGTTGGTCTTGACTGGAGACTGTCGATTGAAGAAGCACGTGAAAAAGGCGTAACGAAAACCGTACAGGGGAACCTTGACCCGTCACTATTACTTTGTGACTGGGACATCATTGAAAAACATGTAAAACCGATTTTAGATGCAGGCATGAAGCATCCCGGACACATTTTCAATCTTGGTCACGGTGTTTTCCCTGAGGTACAGCCTGACACGCTGAAAAAGCTGACAGCATTCGTTCAGGAATATACTGCCCGCTAACACATTTAAAAAGCAGATCAATGGAAAGCTTAAGGGTTTGTTTGCTACAACTGTAGAGAAGCACAAATTTTGCTAATGAGGTGGAATAGACATGTCAAAGAAAAAAATGGGACTTCTAGTAATGGCTTACGGTACGCCATATTCAGAGGACGATCTTGAGCGTTATTACACACATATCAGAAGAGGCAGAAAGCCATCTGAAGAATTACTTGAAGACTTAAGAGACCGGTACAATGCAATCGGCGGAATCTCACCGCTTGCCCGTATCACAGAAGAACAGGCAAATGCACTCACTGCGCGCTTAAACGAAGTGCAGGATGACATTGAGTTTGTCATGTACCTTGGTCTGAAACATATTGAACCTTTTGTAGAAGATGCAGTGGATGAAATGAAAAAAGACGGTGTTGAAGAAGCAGTATCAATCGTTCTTGCACCACACTTTTCATCTTACAGCGTAAAGTCTTACAACAAGCGTGCAAAAGACCGCTCTGAAGAAATCGGCGGACCATCCATTACTTCTATTGAGAGCTGGTACGATGAGCCGAAATTTATTCAGTACTGGTCTGAAAAAGTAAAAGACACATTTGACAGCATGACAGATGAGCAGCGTGAAAAAGCAGTGCTGATTGTGTCAGCACACAGCTTGCCTGAAAAAATTCTTGCAGGCGGCGATCCGTATCCTGATCAGCTGAAGGAAACAGCAGATCTGATTGCAGAGCAGGCAGGCGTTAAAAACTATGAAATCGGCTGGCAGAGTGAAGGGAATACACCTGATCCGTGGATCGGACCTGACGTTCAGGATCTGACAAAAGACCTTCATGAAGAGCATGGCTACACTGCATTCGTCTATACTCCAGTAGGTTTCGTATCAGACCACTTAGAAGTGCTTTATGATAACGACTATGAGTGTAAAGTTGTAACAGATGAGATCGGTGCAGACTACTTCCGTCCTGAAATGCCGAATACACAGCCGCTGTTTATTGATGCGATGGTTGACAAAGTAATGAAGACATTAGGTTAATTTATATTCGATTTTATTGAAAATCCAGTTTACAGAAAGTGATGATTACTGTGACACAGTCAAAGCGGAAAATTGTCATTGTTGGCGGCGGGATCACGGGTCTTGCCGCAGCATACCGGGCACAGGAAAAAATTAATAATGAGCAGCTGGACGCAAGCATTACGATTATAGAATCCAATCACCGCCTTGGCGGTAAAATTCAGACAGTCGTACAGGATGGGTTTGTCATCGAGCGTGGTCCGGATTCCTTCCTTGAGCGGAAAGTAAGCATGGGACGGCTGATCAAAGATGTCGGACTTGATCACAAGCTGGTTCCGAATGCAACAGGGCAGGCATTTATCTTAGTCAATGATAAGCTGCATCCAATGCCTGGCGGAGCCATCATGGGCATCCCGACTCAAATCAGGCCTTTTCTGATCACAGATTTAATCTCACTGACTGGAAAGCTGCGGGCAGCCGGTGACTTTGTACTGCCCAAGTCGAACCACGAGCAGGACCAGTCTCTTGGAACATTTTTCAGAAGAAGACTCGGAAATGAAGTTGTAGAGAATCTGATTGAACCTTTATTATCAGGTATTTATGCCGGAGATATTGATCAGATCAGTCTGCAATCCACTTTTCCTCAGTATGGAAAGCTTGAACAGGATCACAGAAGTCTGATCGCCGGGATGAAAAAGACTTCTCCTGCTGCGAGAAGAAAGCCTGGTGCGAAAAAGCAGAGTATGTTTTTAACATTGTCCACGGGTCTTGAATCCCTCGTTGAAAAGATTGAGTCACTGCTGAATGACTGTGAAATCTTAAAAGGCACAAGAGTAGAGTCGATCAGTAAAGATGATAAATATCAGCTGTCTTTAAATAGCGGAGAGGTCATTGAAGCTGATTCAGTCATTTTCACTGTCCCTCATTTCACAGCAGGTGAAGTGTTTGGTGAGGATGGCATGCTGAGTGAAATTGAAGAAGTCCCTGCCACCTCTGTTGCAACAGTTGCAATGGCTTTTGATAAAGGTGATGTAGAGGATATCCTTGATGGCACAGGCTTTGTAGTATCAAGAAATAGTGATTATACGATTACAGCATGCACCTGGACTCACAGAAAGTGGCCGCATACAGTGCCTGAAGGGAAAGTGCTGCTCAGATGCTACGTAGGACGTGCAGGTGATGAGACGGTCGTTGATCTGTCAGATGATCAGATTGAAAAGATCGTCATCGATGATTTAAATAAAATCATTAAAGTAAATAGCAAGCCTGATTTCACCATTGTAACCCGCTGGAAAAAAGCAATGCCACAGTATACTGTCGGTCACAGGGAAAGAATGGCTGATGTCAGAGCAAAGCTTGAAAAAGATTATCCTGGTGTCTATCTAGCCGGCGCATCTTATGACGGCATTGGACTGCCTGACTGTATTGATCAGGGTGAAGCCGCAGCATATAAGGCACTGAATTATATTGCACAATAAAAAAAGCGCCAATTGGCGCTTTTTTTATTGTGTTCCTGCACACTTACTGCAGACAGTTGTATAAGCTTCAGCCTGCTCTTCCATATGTTCTCCACAAGATGCACATTTCTTAGGCGGCAGGTTTCTGAAGAATTCCATTACGTTTTCAAGCATGATCATCAGCCTCTCTTTTTTGTTTTGTACTAGTACTAATTTGTTGTTAAATGTATTGTATTATAACAGTAGAATGAAAGTCAAGGAATATTCTGAAAAAAAGAAGATAAGTGAAAAGAAATTTTTTTTGAAGTATAGTAAGAGGTAGAAAACGCTTAAGAGGAGGCTTTTATCATGCAGGTAACCGTTGTGGGATTTTGGGGAGGCTATCCGGCTGCTGGAGAGGCAAGTACAGGTTATTTAATTGAAGAGGACAATTTCAAGCTGTTACTTGATTGTGGAAGTGGTGTACTAGCACAGCTTCAGCGGTACATTTCACCGGAAGACTTAGATGCTATGCTGATCACACATTATCACGCTGATCACACAGCTGATATCGGCGTATTACACCATGCACTGCTGATTCAGCACTTTTTGCAAAATAAAGATTTACATGTGACAGCATATGGACATCGTGAGGATGAGCAGGGATTTGACATGCTTGCTTATAAAGAGCAGATGAGCAGTGTAGCATATGATCCTGACAAGCCGCTTGAAGTGGGTCCTTTTACAATTACCTTTTTAAAAACAACCCATCCGGTCCCGTGTTATGCTGTACGTATAGAGAGTCAGTCGGGTACGATGGTATTTACAGCAGATTCTGCTTATCAGGAGTCATTTATTCCTTTTGCCAAAGATGCTGACCTGCTGATTGCAGAGTCCAACTTTTATAAAGGAATGGATGCATCAGGCGCAGGCCATATGACAAGTACTGAGGCTGCTGCAATCGCACATGAAGCGGGCGTGAAAACACTGATTCTGAGTCACCTGCCGCATTTTGGTGATCTGAATCAGCTCATAACAGAAGCACAGGAAATATATAGTGGAGAAACACTGCTGGCATCATCAGGTCTGACTATTACATATCAAGGAGGAACATCACATGTTATTTATCGATAATAAAGGCATTACTGATCCGAAGATTAACCTTGCAATTGAAGAATATGCGTTAAAGAATCTAAACGTTGAAGAGGAATCGTATCTGCTCTTCTATATTAATAAACCTTCAATTATTATAGGTAAAAACCAGAATACGATTGAAGAAATTAATACAGACTACGTTGAGAAAAATAATATCCAGGTCGTTCGCAGACTCTCAGGTGGAGGCGCTGTTTATCACGACCTTGGCAACCTGAACTTCAGCTTTATCACAAAAGATGACGGTGAGAGCTTTCATAACTTCCAAAAGTTCACTGAGCCTGTTGTAGACGCACTAAAGCAGATAGGTGTTCCTGCAGAACTGAAAGGAAGAAATGACCTGCTTGTAGGGGAAAGAAAAATCTCAGGTAATGCCCAGTTCTCTACTAAAGGAAGAATGTTCAGCCACGGCACGCTTATGTTTGATTCAGAGATCGATAACGTCGTATCATCACTCAAAGTCAGAAAAGATAAGATTGAATCAAAAGGAATTAAATCAATCCGAAGCCGCGTTGCAAATATTTCTGAATTCCTTGAAGAAAAAGTAACAATTGAAGAGTTCAAGCAGCTCATTTTGCGTCATATTTTCGGAAGTGAAGAAGAAATTAAGGAGTATGTGCTGACAGAAGAGGACTGGAAAAACATACATGAACTGTCTGAACAGCGCTATCAGCAGTGGGAGTGGAATTTCGGAAAATCACCGAAATTTAATCTTCAGCACTCACACCGATTCCCTGTCGGCAGCATTGACGTGCGCCTTGACGTAGAAAAAGGCAGCATCGAAAACTGCAAAATCTACGGTGACTTCTTCGGTGTAGGCGATGTCAGCGAAGTTGAACATAAGTTAATTGGCACACGCTATGAGCGCGCAGAGATTGATAAGGCACTTGAAGACGTTGATCTGAAGCATTACTTCGGAAATGTGGATCGCGAAGAGTTTATTGATTTATTATACTAAGCTTGAATTAAAAGACTGGGTCATTGTCCAGTCTTTTATTTTTTTACAATGAAAGCGTTATCTTGATTACATCACTTTACTCCGTTATAATTAGTGTGAATATTCGCTTCTTTGTGAATTTTAATGAATGACTGTTCATTCACAAGACAGCGGATAGCTAACCAAACGTAAAAGGGGATGGATTGGTTGAATTTATCAAATCGTTTACAGGAAGCTGCTGAGCAGTTTGCCGGTAAGACTGCCTATCATTTTTTAGATCAGTCAGCTACATACGCTGAACTCAACGGTGCTGTAAATAAAATGGCGAATTACTTCGACAGTATTGGCATCAAAAAAGGGGACCACGTTGGATTATTACTTGGAAATTCACCGCATTTTGTGATCGCGATGTATGCTGCGCTCAGAACAGGTGCTACAGTGATCCCGATTAATCCGATTTACACGCCGGATGAGATTGCTTATATCATTCGTGATGGGGACGTCAAAGCAATTGTCGCACTTGATCTGCTGCTGCCGCTAATTGAAAAAGCACATGCTGCACTGCCTTCAGTTGCTCATTATGTTGTGTGTGAAACAGAGCAGGGGACAGCTGAAAAGCTTGAAGCACTGCCGGAAGAAGTGAAAGGGAAGGTCATCGCATTTACACAGGCAATCGGTACACAGCAGCCTGTATTCAAAGGGCCTGAATTAAATGAAGATGATACTGCCATTATTCTTTATACGTCAGGTACAACCGGGAAACCAAAAGGTGCTATGCTTTCGCATAAAAACGTTTATTCAAACGCGAAAGATGTAGCTGAATACCTTGATATTACAAAGGATGACCGCGTCGTTACAACGCTTCCGATGTTCCATGTGTTCGCACTGACAGTTGTTTTGAATGCACCGCTGATCAACGGTGGAACGATGCTCATTGTTCCGAGATTCAGCCCGAAGGATGTATTTGATGTTGTGGAAAAATACAAGGCAACTGTTTTTGCAGGCGTGCCGACGATGTATAATTTCCTGCTTCAGTATCCTGAAGCAGACGGTAGCAGCTTCAAAAGTGTGCGTCTGTGCATCTCAGGTGGAGCTTCAATGCCTGTTGCACTGCTCGAAAACTTTGAAAACAAGTTCAATGTAAGAGTTTCAGAGGGTTATGGTCTCTCAGAAGCTTCACCTGTAACTTGCTTCAATCCGCTTGACCGTGACCGTAAAGCCGGCTCGATCGGCACAACGATTACAAACGTTGAAAATAAAGTCGTCAACGAACTGGGTGAGGAAGTACCGGTTGGTGAAGTAGGTGAGCTAATCGTTAAGGGACCGAATGTAATGAAGGGGTATTACAAGATGCCTGAAGAAACTGAAGTGACAATCCGCGACGGCTGGTTGTATACAGGTGACCTTGCTAAGCAGGATGAAGAAGGCTACTTCTATATCGTTGACCGTAAAAAGGATATGGTGATTGTCGGCGGATATAATGTCTACCCGCGTGAAGTGGAAGAAGTTCTTTACACGCACCCCGCTGTTGTTGAGGCGGCTGTTGTCGGTGTACCGGATCCAAACTTCGGCGAAGCCGTTCATGCATACGTCGTGCTGAAAGATCAGTCCGTTACGAAGGATGATCTGCTCTCGTTCTGTGCTGAAAAACTAGCCAAGTATAAGGTGCCGACAGTGGTTGAATTCATTGAAGAGTTACCTAAGAATACGACAGGTAAAATTTTGAGAAGAGCATTGCGTGATCAGGTGAAGCAGTCATAGCAGGTTAGCATTTTTCGGGAAATGGGGGGAGAGGGGATGTGACCGGAAAATCGTTGGGTGTGACCGGAAAATTTCCGGGCGTGACCCGAAATATCTGTAAGCTGACCGCAGATATCAGCGGTCAGAAACACGTGACCTGAAAAAAAGCACACGTGACCTGAGATTTCCCCAACGTGACCCGAAATATGCCCGGTATGACCTCAAATCCAATCAAAAGAAAAACGGATCAAATAAAAAACCACTCCAGCGATCAGTCTGGAGTGGTTTTTCATGATCCTACATATTCGGCTTCTTATACCCAGCAAAAAATCTCAAAATCAAATTAAAAGGAAACAGAATCGGATAACCGGCAACATCCGCTTTTCTCAAAAACTCAATGAATGAAAGCTTAACCTGGCGCTGCTGCTGGATTTTTTCTTTATTCCCGCGCACTGTCACTCTATAGCCGTCTTCAAGTCCTTCAAGCTTAGCCTCAAAAGGTCCTTTTGCGCCTTTGCGTTCACGTTCAACTTTTGGTTCTTCCATCATGCCATTCACTCCTCATAGTCATTTTGAATTTTTTTGGATAATGCGCTTACCCGGATCAGACCGAATAAAGTGAGTAATCCTGCACCGCCTGCAATCAGCCATTCCTCAAGGAAGACTGCGCCGTGAAGGGCAGTGAATGGGATCAGTGTGAAATAGACTGTTTCACGCCGTCTCCCTGCGAGGTCCTTCATCCGGCTGTCTTTTTTGCGGTATGCTTCCATTGATCTTCTGTAGCGTTTCGGTTCTTCAAGTGCATCAAGTAATTTTGAAGGAGCGGACAGATAGGGCTGAATTGTTCTCAGCACTGTTTGTCCAATATTGCCTTCTCCTCCGCGCTCAGTCGCCCAGCGGACAATCGTTGGGCGTGCCATTTCAATAAAGTCAGCTTCAGGATAGATTGTATAAATGACGCCTGTAAAAGTGGAGAGCGCTCTGCCGAAGAATGCGAATTCAGTTGGCAGCTGGATCGGCTGGGTTCTGACGATATCCTGCACGTCTTCAAGCAGCTTTTCCATCATCAGGCTTTCCCCGTCCTGCCAGTCACCACTTTTGTAGACAGCTACGACGCGTTCGACAATCTCTTCAAGAATATTTTTATCTGCTGAAGGCAGAAGAAACTTCATATCTTCAAGGGCACTGACAACTTCGCCGTACCGTTCAAAGATGACGCCTTCAACAGCACGCTGTACAGCTTCAGCATCATTTTTACGAATGACACCTACCATTCCGAAGTCAATCAGTACAATGGTGCCGTCAGACTTGATCAGAATATTGCCGCCGTGCGGATCCGCATGAAACATGCCTTCATTTAACAGTTGATCTACAAATAACAGAAGCAATCTCTCCGCCAGGTCTTCACGATTCAGTTCGTGCTTATCAAGAAAGGAGAGATCAGTAATTTTAGATCCTTCAATCCATTCCATCACAAGCACGCGGCGGGTTGTGTATTCTTCATAGTATCTTGGGACGATCACGCCTTCAGTGTCTTTGAAGCGCTCACCGAAAGCTACCCCGTTTTGCAGCTCTTTCTTAAAGTTCAGCTCATCACCAATGACATTGACCATTTCACTAT
This region of Jeotgalibacillus malaysiensis genomic DNA includes:
- a CDS encoding uroporphyrinogen decarboxylase is translated as MSSFNDTFLKAARGEAVSHTPVWYMRQAGRSQPEYRAIKEKYSLFEITHQPELCAYVTRLPVENYGVDAAVLYKDIMTPLPAIGVDVEIKSGIGPVIHNPIKSVQDIEKLGMIEPEEDVPYVLDTIKLLTTEQLNVPLIGFGGAPFTLASYMIEGGPSRNYHKTKAFMYQETNAWHALMDKLAEMTIRYTTAQVKAGAGTIQMFDSWVGTLNVQDYRTYIKPHMEKIFAALKELNIPLIMHGVGAAHLAKDWNDLPLDVVGLDWRLSIEEAREKGVTKTVQGNLDPSLLLCDWDIIEKHVKPILDAGMKHPGHIFNLGHGVFPEVQPDTLKKLTAFVQEYTAR
- a CDS encoding tRNase Z, which produces MQVTVVGFWGGYPAAGEASTGYLIEEDNFKLLLDCGSGVLAQLQRYISPEDLDAMLITHYHADHTADIGVLHHALLIQHFLQNKDLHVTAYGHREDEQGFDMLAYKEQMSSVAYDPDKPLEVGPFTITFLKTTHPVPCYAVRIESQSGTMVFTADSAYQESFIPFAKDADLLIAESNFYKGMDASGAGHMTSTEAAAIAHEAGVKTLILSHLPHFGDLNQLITEAQEIYSGETLLASSGLTITYQGGTSHVIYR
- a CDS encoding ferrochelatase → MSKKKMGLLVMAYGTPYSEDDLERYYTHIRRGRKPSEELLEDLRDRYNAIGGISPLARITEEQANALTARLNEVQDDIEFVMYLGLKHIEPFVEDAVDEMKKDGVEEAVSIVLAPHFSSYSVKSYNKRAKDRSEEIGGPSITSIESWYDEPKFIQYWSEKVKDTFDSMTDEQREKAVLIVSAHSLPEKILAGGDPYPDQLKETADLIAEQAGVKNYEIGWQSEGNTPDPWIGPDVQDLTKDLHEEHGYTAFVYTPVGFVSDHLEVLYDNDYECKVVTDEIGADYFRPEMPNTQPLFIDAMVDKVMKTLG
- a CDS encoding LuxR family transcriptional regulator, whose amino-acid sequence is MTKVKVMIVDDHEMVRLGIKSYLLTEPGIEFVGEAINGKEAAVLAEQTKPDVILMDLLMEGGTGIDATKDILSFLPDTKIIILTSYYDDEQVFPALEAGAHSYILKTSSASQILDTVYKASKGESVIEQQVASKLMNRFRTKERVLHEDLTEREMDVLKCLGDGLTNQEIADELYIGIKTVKTHVSNVLSKLEISDRTQAAIYANRNGLLRGK
- a CDS encoding protoporphyrinogen oxidase; translated protein: MITVTQSKRKIVIVGGGITGLAAAYRAQEKINNEQLDASITIIESNHRLGGKIQTVVQDGFVIERGPDSFLERKVSMGRLIKDVGLDHKLVPNATGQAFILVNDKLHPMPGGAIMGIPTQIRPFLITDLISLTGKLRAAGDFVLPKSNHEQDQSLGTFFRRRLGNEVVENLIEPLLSGIYAGDIDQISLQSTFPQYGKLEQDHRSLIAGMKKTSPAARRKPGAKKQSMFLTLSTGLESLVEKIESLLNDCEILKGTRVESISKDDKYQLSLNSGEVIEADSVIFTVPHFTAGEVFGEDGMLSEIEEVPATSVATVAMAFDKGDVEDILDGTGFVVSRNSDYTITACTWTHRKWPHTVPEGKVLLRCYVGRAGDETVVDLSDDQIEKIVIDDLNKIIKVNSKPDFTIVTRWKKAMPQYTVGHRERMADVRAKLEKDYPGVYLAGASYDGIGLPDCIDQGEAAAYKALNYIAQ
- a CDS encoding histidine kinase, coding for MIRVASLNHWFILQYLRFTVYGAILLFTILQLYIFLSPDPFLNTAASLGVVGMTSAIFFAMSIYIGIRSGKIMRQRIHGMTAFVARLSSGKAGETMEIEEMDDLSTLEEALNELSININEQTKSLQRISSERLNLEKQAQQAAIIEERQRLARDLHDSVSQQLFALNMLSSASVRMLDANQEDAGKLVRQAAEIAEKAQGEMRALLLHLRPVDLKGESLSTGLEKLAYELEQKTPITFSMQLDQMEKIHESADEHLFRVVQEAVSNILRHANATEITIRTEVKGSSFYLFVGDNGDGFDVTDKKWTSYGLQTMKERCEEIGGQFEIRSKSGEGTYITIRIPIMEGGE